Proteins encoded together in one Penicillium digitatum chromosome 1, complete sequence window:
- a CDS encoding Histone-lysine N-methyltransferase, H3 lysine-4 specific: MSRASAGFADFFPTAPSVLQQKRFKTAQERRKLQVETDQISERGSDCPVSLAPSTPATVETSLKPDTHEGGARTPSVPKELELTIFAPAKSVEDQAGLPPPPTANPVPSQIDTLTPLTNAESSPPCKLTSPSQSKVIGGGSPVVSSRPNPEITKSSITPIHTPPTPQSQTRHLEPRVRGCKVVYDPDLDKRTSSKEKRKKLEYVDIANNGQADAPPDPRRAIANYTRGSGCKQKTKYRPAPYNLKPWSYDVATSIGPGPPIQVVVTGFDPLTPIAPISALFASFGDVAEIKNRTDPITGRFLGICSIKYKDSISARGNGPSSASSAARRAYFECKKEQRIGTRRIRVELDRDGIVSERMAAKAVESQRLASKNTLPAATEPRPDLQIKKSEPPPTAPKGPSGRSSLRPGVVIPEGPRAGVRSPVVQSLVEETPILSQIKRDPYIFIAHCYVPVLSTTVPHLRKRLRLFSYKQIRCDKTGYYIIFENSRRGEEETERCYRLCHMQPLFTYIMNMESQPYGNPSYERSPSPERLRTEQRNKAEKDRTRKEAELDLEEEKKQRAIDLDPCREVLSIIIRDLRDKLLEDVKSRIAAPALYDYLEPSKHAAKRERLGISDPEGKKRSVFQIDSTPGSRGEMSSGRDPLRSSSLNVLALPRIRKAHGLDRAGAAFLDERRRQPLRKKEVRPLYHRLQQLHDGEDSDEEQRTPATRDVDERESRPPSRASSTSSEFDRDGGYQSDELESSQESEERGIQDVDDLEVTTEISDVSHELQVSPTSGKRKRLAEDEEARKRQRQEDELFGLDSETTGYEDATKDLKTPVVGDDLAEDFDKLPTQDQSADQFTELVSHKHKHPEGDDLSVSETWNADPTDEPKTEIEWGFSMDKPRATVEDDETIVLDLDGWQHLVKDDEDLRFLREILLDQSESTIQNLAAWGWKQKEIKALNGLETGTTQDAISIPGYYVPNTTGAARTEGRKRILEAEKSKYLPHRIKVQKAREEREANAKADPQAAAAEAARIAAAKTISKSTSRSTRVNNRRLIADINAQKQALPTANGDGDVLRFNQLKKRKKPVRFARSAIHNWGLYAEENITANDMIIEYVGEKVRQQVADMRERRYLKSGIGSSYLFRIDENTVIDATKRGGIARFINHSCTPNCTAKIIKVDGSKRIVIYALRDIERDEELTYDYKFEREWDSDDRIPCLCGSTGCKGFLN, encoded by the exons ATGTCACGCGCCTCGGCTGGCTTTGCAGACTTCTTCCCCACCGCCCCGTCAGTCCTTCAGCAGAAGCGCTTCAAGACAGCGCAGGAACGGCGGAAACTGCAGGTTGAAACTGATCAAATTTCTGAAAGGGGCTCGGATTGCCCAGTGTCTCTTGCCCCAAGCACACCTGCGACCGTTGAGACGTCTCTGAAACCCGATACACACGAGGGGGGAGCTCGCACTCCATCGGTCCCCAAAGAGCTTGAATTGACCATTTTCGCCCCGGCGAAAAGCGTGGAGGATCAAGCCGGGCTACCTCCACCACCCACGGCGAATCCCGTCCCATCACAAATTGATACACTGACACCGCTTACCAATGCGGAGTCATCACCCCCTTGCAAATTAACTAGTCCATCACAGTCAAAGGTAATAGGCGGAGGTTCTCCGGTTGTTTCTTCCAGGCCGAATCCTGAAATCACCAAATCTTCCATCACTCCAATCCACACCCCTCCGACCCCCCAGTCGCAAACCCGACACCTCGAGCCCCGTGTGAGAGGTTGCAAGGTCGTGTACGACCCCGATCTGGACAAGCGGACCTCGTCAAAGGAAAAGCGAAAAAAGCTTGAGTATGTGGACATAGCGAATAATGGCCAAGCAGATGCACCACCTGATCCGCGTCGTGCGATTGCCAACTATACCCGTGGATCTGGCTGCAAGCAGAAGACAAAATACCGACCCGCGCCTTACAATCTGAAGCCATGGTCATACGATGTGGCAACGAGCATTGGCCCCGGGCCTCCGATACAGGTCGTAGTGACGGGGTTTGACCCTTTGACTCCGATCGCCCCGATCAGCGCGCTTTTCGCGAGTTTTGGAGATGTAGCCGAAATCAAAAACCGCACAGACCCGATCACCGGCCGGTTTTTGGGAATCTGCTCTATCAAATACAAAGATAGCATCTCGGCCCGGGGAAATGGCCCATCGTCAGCATCTAGCGCTGCCCGGCGCGCATACTTCGAATGCAAAAAGGAACAACGGATTGGCACACGCAGGATAAGGGTCGAGCTGGACCGCGACGGGATTGTCTCAGAGCGAATGGCTGCGAAAGCAGTCGAGTCCCAGCGACTGGCTTCCAAGAATACCCTTCCTGCTGCAACTGAACCGAGACCGGATCTTCAGATCAAGAAAAGCGAACCACCACCGACTGCGCCCAAAGGTCCCTCAGGCAGGTCATCATTACGGCCGGGGGTCGTTATCCCAGAAGGTCCCAGGGCCGGTGTCCGATCCCCTGTTGTACAATCATTAGTCGAAGAAACTCCGATCTTGAGTCAGATCAAACGCGATCCGTACATTTTCATTGCGCATTGTTATGTCCCGGTTCTTAGCACAACAGTTCCGCACTTGAGGAAGAGACTCAGGCTCTTTTCATACAAGCAGATTCGTTGTGACAAAACCGGTTACTATATCATTTTCGAAAATTCGCGCCGGGGTGAGGAAGAAACTGAACGCTGCTACCGACTGTGCCACATGCAACCCTTGTTCACCTATATCATGAATATGGAGAGCCAGCCCTATGGGAACCCGAGCTACGAACGAAGTCCCAGCCCCGAACGCCTTCGCACCGAACAACGAAACAAAGCCGAAAAGGATCGGACAAGGAAAGAGGCGGAACTAGATctcgaggaagagaaaaagcagCGGGCGATTGATTTGGATCCATGCCGAGAGGTATTGTCCATCATCATTCGTGACCTGAGGGACAAGCTTCTTGAGGACGTGAAGTCACGCATAGCTGCCCCAGCTCTTTACGACTATTTGGAACCTAGTAAACATGCGGCTAAAAGAGAAAGACTGGGTATCTCGGATCCCGAAGGGAAAAAACGCTCTGTGTTCCAAATCGACAGCACCCCTGGCTCTCGAGGCGAAATGTCTTCTGGCCGAGACCCCCTCAGATCCTCAAGTCTGAATGTCCTTGCTCTTCCTCGTATCCGGAAAGCCCATGGTCTTGACCGTGCGGGTGCTGCCTTTCTAGATGAACGGCGCAGGCAACCACTACGAAAGAAAGAAGTCCGGCCTTTGTATCATCGCTTACAGCAGCTGCACGATGGTGAAGATTCGGACGAGGAGCAGCGTACCCCTGCTACTAGGGATGTCGATGAGCGAGAGAGCCGGCCCCCTAGTCGCGCAAGTTCAACGTCATCGGAGTTCGATCGGGATGGAGGATACCAGTCAGACGAGCTGGAATCATCTCAAGAGAGCGAAGAGCGCGGCATTCAAGATGTGGACGATCTTGAGGTCACAACTGAGATCAGCGACGTTTCTCATGAACTTCAGGTATCTCCTACGTCAGGCAAGAGAAAGCGACTggccgaagatgaagaagcacGAAAGCGGCAGCGACAGGAAGATGAGCTATTTGGCCTTGACTCGGAAACAACCGGGTATGAGGATGCAACTAAGGACCTGAAAACGCCTGTTGTTGGCGATGATCTCGCTGAGGATTTCGACAAACTACCAACTCAGGATCAATCAGCAGACCAATTCACCGAGCTTGTCTCTCATAAACACAAACACCCCGAGGGTGATGATCTTTCGGTCAGCGAAACGTGGAACGCCGACCCTACCGATGAGCCGAAAACAGAGATTGAATGGGGCTTTTCCATGGATAAGCCCCGCGCCacggtggaagatgatgaaacTATCGTGCTTGATTTAGATGGTTGGCAACACCTGGTTAAGGATGATGAAGATCTGCGATTTTTGCGAGAAATTCTCCTGGATCAGTCCGAATCAACGATTCAAAATCTGGCTGCATGGGGGTGGAAACAGAAGGAGATCAAAGCTCTCAATGGTCTGGAAACCGGTACGACCCAGGACGCTATCAGTATCCCTGGATATTACGTGCCAAATACCACAGGGGCCGCGCGGACGGAAGGTCGAAAAAGAATTCTTGAGGCGGAAAAGTCCAAATACCTGCCCCATCGGATCAAGGTTCAGAAAGCTCGCGAGGAGCGTGAAGCAAATGCCAAGGCAGACCCCCaggcagcagcagctgaaGCTGCTCGGATTGCAGCCGCCAAAACAATATCAAAATCGACGTCCCGGTCGACGCGAGTCAACAACCGCCGGCTCATTGCAGATATCAATGCGCAAAAGCAGGCCCTCCCCACTGCGAACGGCGATGGAGACGTTCTTCGATTCAATCAGCTTAAGAAACGCAAGAAGCCTGTGCGCTTCGCTCGCTCTGCCATTCACAATTGGGGCTTGTATGCCGAGGAAAACATTACTGCCAACGACATGATCATCGAGTATGTCGGAGAGAAAGTGCGTCAGCAAGTCGCCGATATGAGAGAAAGACGATACCTGAAGAGCGGGATCGGCAGCAGTTATCTTTTCCGAATTGACGAGAACACCGTCATTGATGCCACAAAGAGAGGAGGAATTGCGCGATTCATCAATCACAGCTGTACACCCAACTGCACTGCCAAGATCATCAAGGTCGATGGCAGCAAGCGAATTGTGATTTATGCGCTCAGGGATATCGAAAGAG ATGAGGAGCTAACGTACGACTACAAATTCGAAAGAGAGTGGGACAGCGATGACCGAATCCCCTGTCTCTGTGGTTCAACGGGCTGCAAGGGATTCCTCAATTAA
- a CDS encoding AdoMet-dependent tRNA methyltransferase complex subunit, putative: MKVITANFVTCAVKDCKTSPASFPLHFHDAELEQQELDFHPEFIRNVLPRIDWVALRTISNELGFPSLPDSKPEGEALDNEQTLKDLHRLLLETHVTEGKLTCGNCGHSYMIKEGIANFLLPSHLV, encoded by the exons ATGAAAGTGATCACCGCCAATTTCGTGACATGCGCCGTGAAGGATTGCAAGACATCGCCGGCCTCTTTCCCATTACATTTCCACGATGCCGAGCTCGAGCAACAGGAACTAGATTTTCACCCCGAATTCATCCGCAACGTCCTTCCCCGAATTGACTGGGTAGCCCTGCGCACCATTTCCAACGAG CTTGGATTCCCTAGTCTTCCGGATTCGAAACCCGAGGGCGAGGCTCTCGACAACGAGCAGACATTGAAGGACTTGCACCGGTTGCTGCTTGAGACGCACGTCACAGAAGGGAAGTTGACCTGCGGGAACTGCGGTCATTCATATATGATTAAGGAAGGAATTGCGAACTTCCTTCTTCCAAGCCATCTAG TTTGA
- a CDS encoding Ubiquitin supergroup, translating into MSFFKKPSWAIKNTEETGIDFYRRSEQTYSDIIAANREAHHKPKTPEIPADTEDPKQKKRRRISREKGKGHDDSNLVQNVTREVACDQIMIPEPQGLSASSHDSSPEPTKPVKQREATQRLGSENRLSQSPQKVSGPEPLGALPVRPVIVLADDSETRSPRPVQPPQPVQQADAPADDPIVLIMISSEIANTKPLLVHRKMSQRLRDVRLAWCNRQNFDPQIQASIYLTWKGRRLFDVTTCRSLNINTGKNSTAIPGIDDDTLADQKELRIHMEAVTDLPLPVNQQSIEPDNDKPTTGSQSPEDDPGEPMKLVLRSPGYDDFRIKARKKTLISRLTSAFRDKQNVPVDHDIFLLFDGDKLDPDSCLGDYDIDDLDLVDVQIK; encoded by the coding sequence ATGAGCTTTTTCAAAAAGCCCTCGTGGGCAATCAAGAACACAGAGGAAACTGGAATTGATTTTTATCGACGCTCAGAACAAACATACTCTGATATCATTGCTGCGAACCGTGAAGCACACCACAAACCGAAAACACCGGAAATACCAGCAGATACCGAAGacccaaaacaaaaaaagcgGCGCCGAATCTCCagggaaaagggaaaagggCACGATGATAGCAATCTGGTGCAAAATGTGACCCGTGAGGTTGCATGCGATCAAATTATGATACCCGAGCCACAAGGGCTCTCGGCCTCCTCGCATGATTCCTCACCCGAACCAACCAAGCCTGTCAAACAACGCGAGGCAACACAAAGACTCGGCTCAGAAAATCGTTTGTCCCAGTCACCGCAAAAAGTCAGTGGCCCAGAACCACTAGGTGCTCTGCCAGTTCGACCAGTGATTGTCCTAGCTGACGACTCGGAAACTCGAAGCCCTCGACCCGTTCAACCTCCTCAGCCTGTTCAGCAGGCAGATGCTCCAGCGGATGACCCGATTGTTCTGATCATGATCTCATCTGAAATTGCGAATACCAAACCATTACTCGTCCATCGAAAAATGTCACAGCGGCTAAGAGATGTGCGGTTGGCATGGTGCAATCGCCAAAATTTTGATCCCCAAATACAGGCATCGATCTACCTGACTTGGAAGGGCCGACGTCTTTTCGACGTGACAACTTGCAGGAGTCTAAACATAAACACGGGGAAGAACTCTACGGCGATCCCTGGCATTGATGATGACACCTTGGCAGACCAGAAAGAGCTGCGCATACATATGGAGGCGGTTACCGACCTACCTCTGCCAGTCAATCAGCAAAGTATTGAGCCTGATAATGACAAGCCCACTACAGGGTCGCAATCCCCAGAAGATGACCCGGGTGAGCCAATGAAACTTGTTTTGAGGAGTCCTGGATACGATGATTTCAGAATCAAAGCAAGAAAAAAGACCCTTATCTCGCGACTCACGTCTGCTTTTCGAGATAAACAGAATGTTCCTGTTGACCATGAtatctttcttttgtttgaTGGAGACAAGCTTGACCCTGATTCATGTCTTGGTGACTATGACATTGACGATCTAGATCTGGTGGATGTCCAAATCAAATAA
- a CDS encoding Like-Sm (LSM) domain, translating into MENAPTSEGKDPSVFLSEIIGAPVIVKLNSGVVYKGELQSVDGYMNIALEKTEEYVNGKLRRNYGDAFVRGNNVLYISSS; encoded by the exons ATGGAGAACGCACCAACCTCCGAGGGGAAAGACCCCTCTGTCTTTCTGAGTGAGATCATCGGTGCGCCTGTGATTGTGAAACTGAATTCCGGAGTGGTCTACAAGG GTGAATTGCAATCGGTTGACGGCTACATGAACATCGCCCTTGAAAAGACCGAGGAATATGTGAACGGAAAACTACGACGAAACTATGGGGATGCTTTCGTCCGTGGAAACAATG TGCTCTACATCTCTTCCAGTTGA
- a CDS encoding Methylthioribose-1-phosphate isomerase produces MLQAIKFSKGNLEILDQLQLPFVEEYIPIRTTEDGWHAIKDMKVRGAPAIAIVAMLALASELTSAVDSGKLSQSPEEVCQYITEKLAYLVTSRPTAVNLADAARKLEAVVVTRTKASGSTGQEVAAAFIQAAEDMMGKDLEDNKRIGHNGAEWIATHAARGNSEVAVLTHCNTGSLATSGYGTALGVVRSLASKKILRHAYCTETRPYNQGSRLTAFELVHDKIPATLITDSMAAALLADPQVGVNAIVVGADRVAANGDTANKIGTYALAVLAKYHGVKFLVAAPLTTIDMATKSGNDIVIEQRAASEVTSIKGPRAGSETTDQIAIETVKIAAPGINRMEL; encoded by the exons ATGTTGCAGGCAATCAAGTTCAGCAAGGGCAACCTTGAGATCCTGGATCAGTTACAGCTTCCCTTCGTCGAAGAATACATTCCTATTCGGACTACTGAAGATGGATGGCATGCAATTAAAGATATGAAAGTCCGAGGGGCACCTGCTATCGCCATCGTCGCAATGCTTGCCCTCGCCTCGGAACTTACCTCTGCTGTGGATAGTGGCAAGCTTTCACAATCACCAGAAGAGGTGTGCCAATATATCACAGAAAAACTTGCTTATCTGGTGACAAGTCGGCCAACTGCCGTCAATCTCGCTGATGCTGCGCGCAAGCTGGAGGCTGTAGTGGTCACTCGCACGAAAGCATCAGGTTCTACTGGCCAAGAAGTCGCAGCTGCGTTTATTCAGGCGGCAGAGGATATGATGGGAAAGGACCTCGAAGATAACAAAAGAATTGGGCACAATGGCGCAGAATGGATCGCGACCCATGCGGCCAGAGGAAATTCAGAAGTTGCTGTGTTGACTCACTGCAACACTGG CTCTCTCGCCACTTCTGGATATGGCACCGCATTGGGTGTGGTTCGTTCGCTGGCCTCGAAGAAAATCCTACGTCACGCTTATTGCACAGAGACTAGGCCCTACAACCAGGGGTCTCGCCTTACAGCCTTCGAGTTGGTTCACGACAAAATTCCAGCTACGCTCATCACGGATTCTATGGCGGCCGCTTTGCTCGCAGATCCCCAAGTGGGGGTGAATGCAATTGTGGTGGGAGCTGACAGGGTAGCAGCCAATGGTGATACAGCCAACAAAATTGGCACCTATGCCCTGGCTGTCTTGGCAAAGTACCATGGTGTCAAGTTCCTCGTTGCAGCGCCACTCACAACAATCGATATGGCCACAAAATCAGGAAATGACATCGTCATCGAGCAACGTGCAGCATCTGAGGTGACCAGCATCAAAGGTCCCCGTGCGGGTTCTGAGACCACCGATCAGATTGCGATTGAGACCGTGAAAATTGCCGCGCCAGGGATCAAT AGAATGGAGTTGTAG
- a CDS encoding exodeoxyribonuclease VII, producing the protein MSRPDADFDMAKALADLAKGEMTASALENHLNSIESKVDELLASFERHGTAAADATSVDEINPSQPRTDQDQKLEPSNSPPK; encoded by the exons ATGTCCAGACCAGATGCAGACTTTGATATGGCGAAG GCACTCGCAGACCTTGCAAA GGGTGAAATGACTGCCTCGGCCCTGGAGAATCATCTCAACTCAATTGAGAGCAAAGTTGATGAACTCTTGGCATCTTTCGAAAGGCATGGTACTGCTGCAGCGGACGCTACATCTGTCGATGAAATCAACCCGAGTCAACCGCGCACAGATCAGGATCAAAAATTAGAGCCATCAAATAGTCCACCCAAGTGA
- a CDS encoding rRNA-processing protein FCF1 -like protein gives MGVQKKTRKFALAKRAISMRDNRLKQNQDKTEKGKEAKKDDLVKEAPQAPSSMFFQFNTALAPPYSVLVDTNFISHTIQHKLEVIPTMLDCLYAKCIPIVTDCVLAELEKLGPKYRLALRVAKDPRFERVKCDHKGTYADDCLVDRVIKHRVYIVATNDRDLKRRIRKIPGAPIMSVARGKYVIERLPDAPEK, from the exons ATGGGAGTTCAGAAAAAGACTCGCAAGTTTGCGCTGGCCAAGAGGGCCATTTCAATGCGTGATAATCGCCT GAAGCAAAACCAAGACAAGACAGAGAAAGgcaaagaggccaagaaggacGATCTTGTCAAAGAGGC TCCCCAAGCTCCTTCGTCAATgttcttccagttcaacaCGGCTCTTGCCCCCCCATACTCTGTGCTGGTTGATACCAATTTCATCTCTCACACCATTCAGCACAAACTCGAGGTCATCCCAACCATGCTTGACTGCTTGTACGCCAAGTGTATCCCTATCGTCACAGATTGTGTACTTGCCGAGTTGGAGAAACTTGGCCCGAAATACCGACTTGCCCTACGTGTGGCCAAAGACCCTCGGTTCGAGCGAGTCAAGTGTGACCACAAGGGAACATATGCCGATGACTGTCTCGTTGACCGTGTCATCAAGCATCGTGTCTACATTGTCGCCACAAACGATCGTGATCTCAAGAGACGTATTCG CAAGATTCCTGGAGCACCCATCATGAGTGTCGCTCGCGGCAAATATGTGATTGAACGCCTTCCCGATGCCCCCGAAAAATGA
- a CDS encoding Small-subunit processome, Utp21, giving the protein MGIPHLTRHLLPYAESVLLDGRASDSALPCVQAVVIDGPSLVYHVYRRLLGWMDPSSDVLDYQPTCDEISRGVVSCLLQLTRLGVNINKICFDGALPVSKRGIRFSRIEKLRHRLELARRNLSLPATPKCRDVIPTKRGQVWCSRGLPQRRKGLPENPFMVSAVFEDLRNRWTKEQIRKEVDDDVTCLAADTDCTWAEITVMVPGEADVECARVAKRTGCAVLTDDSDLLLHDLGEDGAVLFLESVQTSSGVWNPADPDIRGLRICPYSLSGRLGIPSVQWFAFELQKNHHLRFAELTRIAQESSKATELSSEYLEFLREYQNETADNEVIRGAGQSAQPLDPRVSELYWQYELPGIYCLGDQPHVYLGILNEDSSRRCAWEQGRTYRSLGYSFFNNSRPTTNRFAVVHEFVRRGGRIVAEEITLSGTKTVTSDLDLLRGRLAHAHATFDEGLAPESFWFLYALSDIYRDGSGTTTVPSAKELESFLTNGYMVQSTKWADIHLLAQIQAALYSLRMLKQLFHIAAPDDDLVESSSLLADLPPLHIMMSRQKMIQSFANTRLVRLAVRQVIETYG; this is encoded by the exons ATGGGGATCCCTCACTTAACCAGACACTTGCTTCCATATGCTGAAAGTGTCTTGTTAGATGGGAGGGCAAGTGATTCAGCACTCCCATGCGTCCAAGCTGTTGTCATTGATGGCCCCAGTCTAGTATACCATGTCTACCGTCGACTCCTGGGCTGGATGGACCCAAGCAGTGATGTTCTTGATTACCAGCCAACCTGCGACGAAATCAGTCGCGGGGTCGTCAGTTGCCTTCTCCAATTAACCAGACTGGGAGTTAACAT AAATAAGATATGCTTCGATGGTGCCTTGCCTGTCTCTAAGCGAGGAATCCGCTTTTCCAGAATTGAAAAGTTACGACATCGACTGGAATTGGCTCGTCGAAACCTGTCTTTGCCTGCAACGCCCAAATGTCGGGATGTGATCCCGACTAAACGAGGGCAGGTCTGGTGCAGTCGAGGCTTGCCCCAGAGACGAAAAGGCCTTCCAGAGAATCCCTTTATGGTATCGGCGGTCTTTGAGGACTTGCGGAACCGATGGACTAAGGAACAGATCCGGAAAGAGGTTGACGATGATGTCACCTGTCTTGCCGCCGATACTGATTGCACCTGGGCTGAAATCACCGTCATGGTGCCAGGAGAAGCAGATGTCGAGTGCGCTCGTGTGGCAAAACGTACCGGCTGTGCAGTGTTGACAGACGATTCGGATCTTCTGCTTCACGATCTTGGCGAGGATGGCGCGGTCTTGTTTTTAGAGTCGGTGCAAACATCCTCGGGAGTCTGGAATCCGGCCGATCCAGATATTCGGGGGCTGAGAATCTGTCCCTATTCGCTCTCTGGCCGATTGGGGATCCCTAGTGTTCAGTGGTTTGCTTTTGAATTGCAAAAAAATCATCACTTGCGTTTTGCTGAACTTACCCGGATAGCCCAGGAGAGTAGTAAAGCGACTGAGCTCTCCTCGGAGTATCTGGAGTTTCTTCGAGAGTATCAAAATGAGACTGCAGATAACGAGGTGATACGGGGAGCAGGGCAGTCCGCACAACCCTTGGATCCTAGGGTATCGGAGTTATATTGGCAATATGAACTTCCTGGCATCTACTGCTTAGGTGACCAGCCGCATGTCTATCTCGGGATTCTGAACGAAGATTCTTCGAGGCGATGTGCCTGGGAACAAGGTCGAACATATAGGTCCCTAGGGTACTCATTTTTCAACAATTCCCGTCCTACTACCAATCGCTTCGCGGTTGTACATGAATTTGTCCGCAGAGGTGGAAGGATCGTGGCCGAGGAGATCACTTTAAGCGGAACAAAGACCGTGACTTCTGACCTGGATCTCCTCCGGGGACGCCTTGCCCATGCACATGCTACCTTTGACGAAGGTCTGGCACCGGAgagcttttggtttttgtaTGCTCTTTCCGATATCTACCGCGATGGATCCGGCACAACCACAGTTCCAAGTGCGAAGGAACTGGAGAGCTTTCTTACGAATGGATACATGGTGCAAAGTACCAAGTGGGCAGACATTCACCTTCTCGCTCAAATACAAGCTGCACTGTACTCTTTACGAATGCTGAAGCAGCTTTTCCACATCGCAGCTCCTGATGATGACTTGGTTGAATCCAGCTCATTACTCGCGGATTTACCTCCACTGCACATCATGATGTCGCGACAGAAAATGATCCAAAGCTTTGCCAACACTCGTCTTGTTCGGCTTGCGGTTCGTCAAGTGATAGAAACATATGGTTAA